The DNA window CACTGGCTCTTCTCAGGCCATCCCAACGGTGCCCATGCCTCTTCCGTTCTTTACAGCCTTGTCGAATCTGCAAAAGCAGCAAAGCTCGAGCCGTATGCATATCTTAAACTCATCTTCGAAAAAATACCACTCGCGCAGAATGAAGAGGATTATAGAGCTTTGCTCCCTATATCTGTCACATCACAAATTTCCACGTAGTTGGCTGGATGCTTACCCACGAACTTTCAAATGTTACTGAGAATTGAGCATAACCACAAAAAATTATGGGGAAAGGTCTGGCTCCCCCCTTTTTTTTCAAAAAGGAGGGTTCCCGGGATAAATACAGCTTAATTTTGACCTGACAGACTCTCTCTCAAAATCGGTATCTGTCATATTAAGTCTGAACTACTACAAATAATGACCATCTGGACAGATTAACCTCCTATTGAAACCATCTGCGTTGAAACCAGCGGAATTTGTTCATGAGCAAGGCCTTTTCGCATCAACACACGCTCAATTAATCGAGCAACGGTAGAATCATCAGCGCCGTTTCGCATTGGTTT is part of the Desulforegula conservatrix Mb1Pa genome and encodes:
- a CDS encoding transposase domain-containing protein; its protein translation is HWLFSGHPNGAHASSVLYSLVESAKAAKLEPYAYLKLIFEKIPLAQNEEDYRALLPISVTSQIST